One Pseudomonas tolaasii NCPPB 2192 genomic window carries:
- a CDS encoding transporter substrate-binding domain-containing protein, whose product MLSPPIGNEFWSIGVKKGEPALLESVNKALRDMENSGEMQTIFDKWLGEGTLYKMKRSFTVQPVNSKNS is encoded by the coding sequence GTGTTGAGCCCGCCTATTGGTAACGAGTTCTGGAGTATCGGTGTGAAGAAGGGCGAGCCAGCCTTGCTTGAATCGGTCAACAAAGCGCTTCGAGATATGGAGAACTCTGGTGAAATGCAGACAATTTTTGATAAGTGGCTGGGCGAGGGTACGCTCTACAAGATGAAGCGCTCCTTCACTGTGCAGCCGGTCAACTCTAAAAACAGCTAA
- a CDS encoding aconitase X — MTNEDKILPGRSLVGGSAQGELLFADVGLSFWGGVNSLTGDVIDQHHPLAGKNLAGRVLAIPSGRGSCTGSSVMMELISSGHAPAALILAEVDEILTLGVLLAEMIYERSIPVISIGKEAFESLRGSSYARVSDESVRTLSSLPQDDFAPSKPNGTLDFSAYPIVLSDEDRKMLAGDQGKAAQVAMQVVLKMADLQGASELINVTQAHIDGCIYTGPASLKFAEQFVEWGAKVVVPTTLNSISVDQRRWKTLGVDPAFGEPASAVGSAYMAMGARMSYTCAPYLLESAPKAGEQIVWAESNAVVYANSVLAARTLKYPDYLDICIAITGRAPLSGCHLNEHRKPQLKIHVALPNELDDAFYPLLGYHVGLLAGKRIPLVFGLESAAPTLDNLKAFSAAFGTTSGAPLFHIAGVTPEALDVDKSEFLDSGLEEITIAPVDLLQNWNSLNSASESRVDIVTLGNPHFSLTEFKTLAKLCKGLVKAPDTAMVITCGRAIYEQAIQNGYIAEIERFGGQIVNDTCWCMLGEPVIPLAAKNVMTNSAKFAHYAPGLVGRPVHFASLAGCVEAASKGHTQGAYPAWLKSLAT, encoded by the coding sequence ATGACGAACGAGGATAAAATTCTCCCAGGCCGCAGCTTGGTTGGCGGCTCTGCACAGGGCGAACTGCTTTTCGCTGACGTAGGACTCAGCTTCTGGGGAGGAGTGAATTCACTCACAGGTGACGTAATCGACCAGCATCATCCGCTAGCCGGGAAGAACTTAGCAGGTCGTGTCTTGGCGATTCCTTCTGGCAGGGGCTCTTGCACTGGAAGCAGTGTGATGATGGAGCTCATCAGTTCTGGCCATGCGCCTGCAGCGCTTATCCTAGCGGAAGTGGATGAGATCCTTACACTCGGAGTGTTGCTGGCGGAGATGATCTACGAGCGCTCAATACCTGTTATCAGCATCGGTAAGGAGGCGTTTGAATCCCTTCGTGGTAGCTCCTATGCACGTGTCAGCGACGAGTCCGTAAGGACACTGAGTAGCCTTCCCCAAGATGATTTTGCACCGAGCAAGCCCAACGGCACGCTCGACTTTTCAGCGTACCCAATCGTTCTTTCGGATGAAGATCGAAAAATGCTAGCAGGCGATCAAGGCAAAGCTGCCCAGGTTGCTATGCAAGTCGTTTTGAAGATGGCCGATTTACAAGGTGCCAGTGAGCTTATCAACGTCACCCAAGCACATATTGATGGATGCATTTACACCGGGCCAGCGAGCCTTAAATTCGCTGAGCAGTTTGTCGAGTGGGGTGCCAAGGTTGTTGTTCCTACGACGCTCAACTCAATTTCCGTTGATCAGCGCCGGTGGAAGACTCTCGGTGTAGATCCAGCATTCGGCGAGCCTGCCAGCGCTGTGGGAAGTGCCTATATGGCAATGGGAGCACGGATGAGTTACACGTGCGCGCCCTACCTGCTGGAGTCGGCGCCTAAGGCAGGTGAGCAAATCGTCTGGGCAGAGTCTAACGCGGTCGTGTATGCGAACAGTGTTCTTGCGGCCCGAACATTGAAGTACCCCGATTACCTAGATATCTGCATCGCCATCACTGGGCGAGCGCCCCTTTCCGGATGCCACCTAAACGAACACCGGAAGCCTCAGTTGAAAATCCACGTGGCATTGCCTAATGAGCTAGACGATGCGTTTTATCCTCTGCTCGGGTATCACGTCGGATTGTTGGCCGGGAAGCGTATTCCGCTTGTGTTTGGGCTAGAGAGCGCTGCTCCAACCCTAGACAACCTGAAGGCTTTCTCGGCAGCATTCGGAACCACATCAGGGGCCCCGCTATTTCACATCGCGGGTGTTACGCCAGAAGCACTGGATGTCGATAAATCCGAGTTTTTGGACTCCGGCTTAGAAGAGATAACCATTGCCCCAGTCGACTTGCTTCAAAATTGGAACAGTCTGAACAGTGCCAGTGAATCGCGCGTCGATATCGTAACGCTGGGTAATCCACATTTTTCGCTGACGGAATTCAAGACTCTGGCGAAGCTCTGCAAGGGTTTAGTCAAAGCTCCTGATACAGCAATGGTCATCACATGTGGACGTGCTATTTACGAGCAGGCGATACAAAACGGCTATATCGCGGAGATCGAGCGGTTCGGCGGCCAAATCGTAAATGACACTTGCTGGTGCATGCTAGGCGAGCCAGTGATCCCGCTGGCTGCCAAAAACGTCATGACCAACTCGGCGAAATTTGCGCATTACGCTCCAGGTCTCGTCGGTCGCCCCGTCCACTTCGCGAGCCTAGCTGGTTGTGTTGAGGCTGCTTCCAAAGGACATACTCAAGGAGCTTATCCTGCTTGGCTAAAATCTCTAGCTACATAA
- a CDS encoding AlpA family transcriptional regulator → MTDQLALYLPTRADNIERHIMRRDEVERKTGFKRAHIYNLMKEGKFPQAKRIGLRAVGWDSLEIEQWVVERLGQQA, encoded by the coding sequence ATGACTGATCAATTGGCCCTCTACCTGCCCACGCGCGCAGACAACATTGAACGCCACATCATGCGACGTGACGAGGTGGAACGAAAAACCGGCTTCAAACGCGCGCACATCTACAACCTGATGAAGGAAGGTAAATTCCCTCAGGCTAAACGCATTGGATTGCGGGCAGTCGGCTGGGACTCGCTGGAAATCGAGCAGTGGGTCGTTGAACGCTTAGGCCAACAGGCCTGA
- a CDS encoding ParA family protein, whose protein sequence is MRVVSVVSTKSGVGKTTVAANLGGLLADAGLRVLLLDLDSQPTLSSYYALSQKADAGAYEFIALNLAMPAQIISRTVIAGLDLIVSNDDQGRLSTLLLHAPDGRFRLRNLLDNFRARYDLLLIDTQGARSVLLEMAILASDLALSPITPEMLAARELQRGTLKLLSELEPFRHMGIPPPPLRLLLNQVNSIRVDTRMIIRGLRETFAGTTNISVLDTVVPDRVAYLNAASLGLPVHRIETRQSRERRSPSAMETMQALAIELFPDWHKAISSVSRCAEVQ, encoded by the coding sequence ATGCGTGTGGTATCGGTGGTTTCCACCAAAAGCGGGGTGGGCAAAACCACAGTAGCCGCCAATCTCGGCGGCCTACTGGCTGACGCAGGCCTACGCGTCCTGCTACTGGATCTGGATAGCCAACCCACCCTCTCCAGCTATTACGCCTTGAGCCAGAAGGCTGATGCCGGTGCGTACGAGTTCATCGCACTCAACCTAGCTATGCCTGCCCAGATTATTTCCAGGACAGTGATTGCAGGGCTCGATCTGATCGTCTCCAACGACGATCAAGGTCGACTGAGTACCTTGCTGCTGCACGCCCCTGACGGGCGATTTCGCCTACGCAATCTGCTCGACAACTTCCGCGCCCGTTACGACCTGCTTTTGATCGACACCCAAGGTGCGCGTAGCGTGCTGCTGGAGATGGCCATCCTGGCCTCCGACCTTGCCCTCTCTCCCATCACCCCGGAAATGCTCGCCGCCCGCGAACTGCAGCGTGGCACCTTGAAGCTACTCAGCGAACTCGAACCTTTCCGCCACATGGGCATTCCACCGCCCCCTTTGCGATTGCTACTGAACCAGGTGAATAGCATTCGAGTGGACACACGGATGATCATCCGAGGCCTGCGCGAAACCTTTGCTGGGACTACCAATATCTCAGTTCTAGACACCGTAGTTCCAGACCGAGTGGCGTATCTCAATGCCGCCTCCCTTGGCCTACCGGTCCACCGAATCGAGACGCGCCAGTCACGCGAACGACGCTCGCCATCCGCGATGGAAACCATGCAAGCGCTGGCCATTGAGCTATTCCCGGACTGGCACAAAGCGATCTCTTCGGTAAGCCGATGCGCGGAGGTTCAATGA
- a CDS encoding ParB family protein, which yields MKKLSQEQITGKLHQDHFPRGPELERLSDPLIDTPMLVTLEQLRPYEHNPRFIRNPLYDDIKASIRERGLDQPPPITRRPGESYFIIRNGGNTRLAILGELWQETRDERFFRIHCLFRPWSNEITALLGHLAESDLHGQLTFIERALAVAKLKTMLEAEGALLSQRELAGHLAAGGYPISQSHISRMLDTLEHLLPAIPQTLYAGLGKPQIERLIGLRSQAERTWNRYPTAPIAFTDFWFDTLGYFDAEPESFDLEQLQDELLERMSRLLGQSYRMLALELSDTQRVISTPGIVVTTPSENSHLPSVDVAAAGPPSSELHPKSTETGPHTEPTLEEPLTPPETKVVSAVSLPSRVQQIREQIDRETATDAASSVDTYAIDDIWTIAPALDSPEQLRSAIAKLAREMAAYAGHPESIIDQKLGLGFALNIERVDLAAPRTAGVHLLLLALLRAQDEVNWEDRKQLPSALFGQLLLGIYQMPLTDRPAMDVGLERLPDSLLIKLYRLIRLARRLIDLTLNQEGNSPKELL from the coding sequence ATGAAGAAGCTCAGTCAGGAGCAGATCACCGGCAAGCTGCACCAGGACCACTTCCCTCGGGGCCCGGAGCTGGAGCGGCTGTCCGATCCACTCATCGACACGCCCATGCTGGTCACGCTGGAGCAGTTGCGGCCCTACGAACACAACCCGCGCTTCATCCGTAATCCGCTGTACGACGACATCAAGGCGTCGATCCGTGAGCGCGGACTGGATCAACCCCCACCGATTACCCGCCGCCCGGGCGAATCCTATTTCATCATCCGCAACGGCGGTAATACACGCTTGGCAATTCTCGGCGAGCTGTGGCAGGAAACCCGCGACGAGCGTTTCTTTCGCATTCATTGCCTGTTCCGACCTTGGAGCAATGAAATCACCGCCCTACTCGGCCATCTGGCCGAAAGCGATCTGCACGGCCAACTCACCTTCATCGAACGGGCTCTGGCGGTAGCCAAGCTCAAAACCATGCTCGAAGCAGAGGGAGCGCTGCTCTCGCAACGTGAGTTGGCAGGACATCTTGCCGCTGGAGGCTATCCGATTTCGCAGTCGCACATCAGCCGAATGCTGGACACCCTCGAACACTTATTGCCCGCCATTCCACAAACCCTGTATGCCGGTTTGGGCAAACCTCAAATAGAGCGCCTGATCGGTCTACGTAGCCAGGCTGAACGAACCTGGAACCGCTATCCAACCGCCCCCATTGCGTTCACCGATTTTTGGTTCGATACACTGGGTTACTTTGATGCCGAACCCGAGTCATTCGATCTTGAGCAGCTCCAGGATGAACTGCTCGAACGCATGAGCCGCTTGCTCGGACAGTCCTACCGTATGTTGGCCCTGGAGCTGAGCGATACCCAGCGAGTCATCTCAACGCCGGGCATCGTCGTGACTACACCCTCAGAGAATAGCCATCTGCCGAGCGTTGATGTCGCCGCGGCAGGACCTCCCTCCTCCGAGCTCCATCCCAAATCAACTGAGACTGGGCCCCATACCGAACCCACGCTAGAAGAGCCGCTCACACCGCCAGAAACGAAGGTCGTATCAGCGGTCAGTCTTCCATCACGCGTTCAACAGATCCGTGAACAGATCGATCGCGAGACCGCCACCGACGCGGCATCTTCGGTCGACACCTATGCGATCGACGACATCTGGACTATCGCACCAGCACTGGATAGCCCCGAACAACTGCGATCCGCCATTGCCAAACTGGCGCGGGAAATGGCGGCCTATGCTGGACATCCCGAGAGCATCATCGATCAGAAGCTTGGCTTGGGCTTCGCCCTGAACATCGAGCGAGTTGATCTTGCAGCGCCGCGCACGGCCGGCGTTCACTTATTGCTCCTGGCCCTGCTGCGTGCTCAAGACGAAGTGAACTGGGAGGATCGCAAGCAACTGCCTTCAGCCCTGTTCGGGCAGCTGCTGTTGGGGATCTATCAAATGCCGCTGACAGATCGTCCCGCCATGGATGTGGGACTGGAGCGATTGCCCGACAGTCTGCTCATCAAACTGTATCGCCTGATCCGCCTGGCCCGCCGCCTGATCGACTTAACGCTTAACCAGGAAGGCAACTCACCGAAGGAGCTGCTATGA
- a CDS encoding DUF2857 domain-containing protein yields MNPSFNVLNQAMLTQVLHELRQGNLQRCKALGLGEDDIYLLQSLPPTTLSRLAHAAVPWVEVKIDSPVLHRLIEQAERDEQNERLINRALKLGASSTIMYHYFGLAHSETALRRRLLKIETRKGRPQHLSEAQEHALWQRWCQLRTQDGTEDQLDAMMLLAQEQQISLTIVWQQINQYSNGT; encoded by the coding sequence ATGAATCCGTCTTTCAATGTGCTCAACCAAGCCATGCTTACCCAGGTGCTACACGAGTTGCGCCAGGGCAACCTGCAGCGCTGCAAAGCACTTGGACTGGGTGAGGACGACATCTACCTGTTGCAATCTTTACCGCCCACCACCCTGTCACGCCTGGCCCATGCCGCCGTACCATGGGTAGAGGTCAAGATCGACTCGCCGGTGCTGCACCGGTTGATCGAACAAGCCGAACGCGACGAACAGAACGAGCGCTTGATCAACCGCGCGCTCAAGTTAGGCGCCAGCAGCACAATCATGTATCACTACTTCGGCTTGGCGCATTCGGAAACCGCCCTGCGTCGACGTCTGCTCAAGATAGAAACCCGTAAGGGCCGCCCTCAGCATTTGAGCGAAGCCCAGGAACATGCGCTCTGGCAGCGATGGTGCCAGCTACGCACTCAAGACGGTACCGAGGATCAGCTCGACGCCATGATGCTGCTGGCCCAAGAACAGCAGATCAGCTTGACCATCGTCTGGCAGCAGATCAACCAGTACAGCAACGGAACATGA
- a CDS encoding STY4528 family pathogenicity island replication protein — translation MNPAPSSRWQRVLQQCTQQLSERWPARPTTEQPSNQALQAGFLFSGQSHEVVLRRLMLDNRLTPLERNAWQVFRLMLHGQGVVTPRYEDLQPYLSSVPYGASASRETISRVLTMLRLTRWLSLVSRGRDQLSGRLQGSLYVLHDEPLTPAEAMELDQDYLALVGHALGHATKAVRIVAQHVVEEVRQDTNIDRDRLPTRLDSWGGLWAQQGLDPETDAALHDSEPGENSLVRNRADPCSESKPGVNASVSGSVRNPNGACTVLKERISTVTRATPPVDNLHWPEPLHLSPSERKAVAVALNKLSPADRQAVLNEAGARCAAGGIRKPAAYLMGLAQRALKGDFRPWASQAEPSPIAEPSPPAPSRTSRKKGEPASAVAQACLNELRQLRGGSGR, via the coding sequence ATGAACCCTGCACCTTCCAGTCGCTGGCAGCGTGTTCTGCAGCAATGCACCCAGCAGCTTAGTGAACGCTGGCCCGCACGCCCCACCACTGAACAACCCTCCAACCAGGCCCTGCAGGCGGGCTTTTTGTTCAGTGGCCAATCTCACGAAGTCGTGCTACGTCGGCTGATGTTGGATAATCGGCTGACGCCATTGGAACGGAATGCCTGGCAGGTGTTTCGGCTCATGCTGCACGGTCAGGGCGTGGTCACACCGCGCTATGAGGATTTGCAGCCTTACCTATCAAGCGTGCCCTACGGAGCGTCAGCGTCCCGTGAAACCATTTCTCGGGTGTTGACGATGCTCAGGTTAACGCGCTGGCTCAGTTTGGTGAGTCGCGGACGCGATCAGCTCAGCGGACGTCTTCAAGGTTCGCTGTACGTTCTGCACGATGAGCCGTTAACCCCCGCCGAAGCCATGGAACTGGATCAGGATTACCTGGCGCTGGTCGGACATGCCCTCGGTCATGCCACCAAGGCGGTACGTATTGTCGCCCAGCACGTTGTGGAGGAAGTCCGCCAAGACACGAATATTGATCGGGATCGATTACCGACGCGGCTCGACAGTTGGGGCGGACTTTGGGCGCAGCAAGGATTGGATCCGGAAACCGATGCCGCTCTGCACGATTCCGAACCGGGAGAAAATTCCCTCGTTCGGAATCGTGCAGATCCTTGTTCGGAATCCAAACCAGGCGTGAACGCCAGTGTTTCCGGCAGCGTTCGGAATCCGAACGGCGCCTGTACTGTATTAAAAGAAAGAATAAGTACTGTAACGCGCGCGACTCCACCAGTGGATAACCTTCACTGGCCCGAGCCGCTGCATCTAAGTCCAAGTGAGCGTAAAGCCGTCGCCGTGGCGCTGAACAAGCTCAGCCCAGCGGATCGGCAGGCAGTCCTTAACGAAGCGGGGGCACGCTGTGCGGCTGGTGGTATACGCAAGCCAGCGGCCTATCTGATGGGCTTGGCCCAGCGTGCGCTGAAGGGTGACTTTCGGCCTTGGGCAAGTCAGGCCGAACCATCACCCATCGCAGAGCCGTCCCCACCAGCCCCTTCGCGGACGTCTCGAAAAAAGGGCGAACCTGCATCAGCCGTCGCTCAAGCGTGCCTGAATGAGCTGCGCCAACTGCGTGGAGGGAGTGGACGTTAG
- a CDS encoding PFL_4669 family integrating conjugative element protein has translation MADHYQLNLGSLRSSITLTLHTHHAARIWQGRTAREGAHSIMGMAGYISVTNLIKQTAAQDDPYADWAIVQLEEKLIQAKAGMLELSQQLDRIRQDLPTQIDMGDNLNIHPVTLPLYIGSQLGFLAVYLLTDYDTLVRRTLLAHHTALIGRIDMEAWIDDGAHLLRSLFGQTQRYRHAGVTRDDMAANNARALAAIDKLGLPPMDILEGHRRSQFAPPITRRGAVAVDDAEALAEQARELAATVDEPEDEA, from the coding sequence GTGGCCGATCACTACCAACTCAACCTGGGTTCATTGCGCAGCAGTATCACCCTTACCCTGCACACTCACCACGCCGCCCGCATCTGGCAAGGTCGGACCGCACGTGAAGGTGCCCACTCGATCATGGGCATGGCGGGCTACATCAGTGTCACCAACCTGATCAAACAAACCGCGGCCCAAGACGACCCCTATGCCGACTGGGCTATCGTGCAACTCGAAGAAAAACTCATACAGGCCAAGGCTGGGATGTTAGAACTGAGCCAACAGCTGGATCGGATCAGGCAGGATCTGCCGACACAGATCGACATGGGCGACAACCTCAACATCCACCCCGTCACCTTGCCGTTGTACATCGGTAGCCAGCTGGGCTTTCTCGCGGTCTACCTGCTGACCGACTACGACACTCTGGTGCGCCGGACCCTATTGGCCCATCACACCGCCCTGATCGGCCGCATCGATATGGAAGCCTGGATCGACGACGGCGCCCATCTACTGCGTAGCCTGTTTGGTCAGACACAGCGCTACCGGCATGCCGGCGTCACCCGTGATGACATGGCGGCGAACAACGCCCGTGCCCTGGCGGCCATCGATAAATTGGGTTTGCCCCCCATGGATATACTTGAGGGTCATCGACGCTCCCAGTTCGCGCCGCCGATCACTCGGCGTGGTGCGGTGGCAGTGGATGACGCTGAAGCGTTGGCAGAGCAAGCGAGAGAGCTAGCTGCGACAGTGGATGAGCCGGAGGACGAAGCATGA
- a CDS encoding DUF3158 family protein gives MNLMIPAQPMPFEVLTPDAYRQLEHAASLKGLLKPFKGKGELEQLAQVAREIEAQLRHLMEAVVQQAGQPPYSLLDIRLVLQNTSAGSTFLRWRTRDFARMGVAVWERQVCNKALPQAVRERLHRFECDRIALNLQMSVVHSLYRQATTCAIKMDSAERLLRQFTPAVEVSQ, from the coding sequence ATGAATCTCATGATCCCGGCTCAACCAATGCCCTTCGAAGTGTTGACACCGGATGCCTATCGACAGCTCGAACACGCCGCCTCCCTAAAAGGCCTTTTAAAACCATTTAAGGGTAAGGGGGAGTTGGAGCAACTGGCACAGGTGGCGAGGGAAATCGAGGCGCAGTTACGTCACCTGATGGAGGCTGTGGTGCAGCAGGCCGGACAGCCCCCTTACTCGCTGCTGGACATTCGTTTAGTGCTGCAGAACACCAGCGCAGGCAGCACCTTTTTGCGTTGGCGCACCCGTGACTTCGCCCGTATGGGGGTTGCGGTCTGGGAACGCCAGGTCTGCAACAAAGCCCTGCCGCAGGCCGTACGCGAGAGATTGCACCGTTTCGAATGCGATCGCATTGCACTGAACCTGCAGATGAGCGTGGTGCACTCGCTCTACCGCCAGGCCACGACCTGCGCGATCAAAATGGACAGCGCCGAGCGGCTGCTGCGCCAGTTCACACCCGCAGTGGAGGTATCACAATGA
- a CDS encoding single-stranded DNA-binding protein, giving the protein MSTFFVGEGNIGSAPEFQEFASGNDEPRRLLRLNVYFDNPVPREGSYEDRGGYWAPVELWHREAEHWSTLYQKGMRVLVEGRTVRDEWEDSEDNARVTFKIEARRVGILPHRVHSVVMRERSSEPTASQNTEQASSPASKSKKRREPPPTD; this is encoded by the coding sequence ATGAGTACTTTTTTCGTCGGTGAAGGCAATATCGGCAGTGCGCCGGAGTTCCAGGAGTTCGCCTCAGGCAATGACGAGCCACGGCGCTTGCTGCGGCTGAATGTGTATTTCGACAATCCCGTGCCACGCGAGGGCAGCTATGAAGATCGAGGCGGCTATTGGGCGCCGGTTGAGCTCTGGCACCGCGAGGCTGAACACTGGAGCACGCTGTATCAAAAGGGTATGCGCGTGCTGGTCGAAGGTCGTACGGTGCGTGATGAGTGGGAGGACAGCGAAGACAATGCGCGGGTGACCTTCAAGATCGAGGCCCGTCGAGTCGGCATCCTGCCTCACCGAGTGCACAGCGTGGTCATGCGGGAGCGCTCCAGTGAACCGACGGCCTCTCAAAATACAGAGCAGGCCAGTTCACCGGCGTCGAAATCCAAGAAACGCAGAGAGCCACCACCTACGGACTGA
- a CDS encoding DNA topoisomerase III, translated as MRLFLCEKPSQGRDIAKVLGATRRGDGCLIGADSTVTWCIGHLLETAPPEAYSDQYKSWSLDHLPIIPVQWQVEVKSKTAAQFKVIKRLLSDTTTVIIATDADREGEMIARELLELCRYRGPVQRLWLSALNEASIRKALSSLKSGQETFLLYHSALARSRADWLIGMNLSRLFTLLGRRAGYDGVLSVGRVQTPTLRLVVDRDRAIAGFVSVPYWDVDVHLSSMGQRFIASWLPPCSGRDEAGRCLQQALASQAVQAISSSKTTTVVSLQTEHSREPPPLPFDLSTLQEVCSRKLGLGAQETLNIAQTLYETHKATTYPRSDCRYLPENTFNEAPTVLDALLKTDPTLRTAFGCLDRSLRSRVWNDTKVTAHHGIIPTTEPANLARMSEQERHVHELIRSHYLAQFLPHHEFDRTQVELECGEERLTAVGKQILIQGWKGLLTDNTEEDEPSQKSQVLPILKQGTHCAVDDAELKSMRTAAPKPLTEGDLIKAMKNVAKLVNDPRLKQKLRDTTGIGTEATRAGIIKGLIERGYLLKKKRALMASAAAHTLIEAVPAAVADPGMTAIWEQALDEIEAGRLTLDAFVAKQANWIAQLVAHYRSLTLAIAGEMSPDCPMCNASMLRRKGKSGPFWSCSRYPGCKGTVSISKDTRRS; from the coding sequence ATGCGTCTCTTCCTCTGCGAGAAACCTTCCCAGGGTCGGGACATTGCCAAAGTACTCGGGGCCACTCGGCGCGGTGATGGTTGCCTGATCGGCGCCGACTCCACTGTCACCTGGTGTATTGGCCACTTGCTGGAGACAGCCCCACCTGAAGCTTATAGTGATCAGTACAAATCCTGGTCGCTGGATCATCTACCGATCATTCCCGTGCAGTGGCAGGTCGAGGTCAAATCCAAGACAGCGGCACAGTTCAAGGTCATCAAACGCCTGCTCAGTGACACTACCACCGTCATCATCGCGACCGACGCCGACCGCGAAGGTGAAATGATTGCCCGCGAATTGCTGGAGCTTTGCAGGTATCGAGGACCCGTTCAGCGCCTCTGGTTGTCCGCCCTCAACGAGGCGTCGATTCGCAAAGCATTGTCCTCGCTGAAATCCGGTCAGGAGACCTTCCTGCTTTATCACTCCGCCCTCGCCCGCAGCCGCGCCGACTGGCTGATTGGCATGAACCTCAGTCGTTTATTTACCCTTCTCGGTCGGCGGGCAGGCTACGATGGTGTATTGTCAGTTGGACGCGTCCAGACACCCACTTTACGTCTGGTGGTCGATCGGGATCGTGCGATTGCCGGCTTCGTCTCGGTGCCCTACTGGGACGTGGATGTGCACCTGTCCTCGATGGGCCAGCGATTCATCGCCTCGTGGTTACCGCCATGTTCAGGACGGGACGAGGCAGGTCGTTGCCTGCAGCAGGCGCTTGCCAGTCAGGCCGTCCAAGCGATCTCTAGCAGTAAGACCACCACAGTGGTCTCGCTGCAGACTGAGCACTCCCGCGAACCGCCGCCCCTGCCCTTCGACTTGAGCACACTGCAAGAAGTCTGCTCACGCAAGCTGGGACTCGGCGCTCAGGAAACCCTGAACATCGCCCAAACCCTGTATGAAACCCACAAAGCCACCACCTACCCTCGCAGCGATTGCCGCTATTTGCCAGAGAATACGTTCAACGAGGCACCCACGGTACTTGATGCCCTGCTTAAAACGGATCCTACACTCAGAACTGCATTTGGGTGCCTGGATCGATCATTACGCTCCCGCGTATGGAACGATACCAAGGTCACCGCGCACCACGGCATCATTCCCACCACCGAGCCGGCAAACCTGGCGCGGATGTCCGAACAAGAACGCCATGTCCACGAACTGATCCGTAGCCACTACCTTGCGCAGTTTCTTCCGCATCATGAGTTTGATCGAACCCAGGTCGAACTGGAATGTGGCGAAGAACGTTTGACCGCCGTCGGCAAACAGATCCTGATCCAGGGCTGGAAAGGCTTGCTCACCGACAACACCGAGGAGGATGAGCCCAGTCAAAAATCCCAAGTATTACCCATCTTGAAGCAGGGCACGCACTGCGCAGTGGACGATGCCGAACTCAAGTCCATGCGCACTGCCGCTCCCAAACCTCTTACCGAAGGCGATCTGATCAAGGCGATGAAAAACGTGGCCAAGCTGGTCAACGACCCACGCCTGAAACAAAAACTTCGGGACACCACCGGTATCGGTACCGAAGCCACGCGAGCCGGCATCATCAAGGGGTTGATTGAACGCGGTTATTTGCTGAAGAAAAAACGCGCTTTAATGGCCTCCGCCGCGGCCCATACTCTGATCGAGGCGGTACCCGCTGCAGTCGCGGATCCGGGTATGACCGCGATCTGGGAACAGGCGCTGGACGAAATCGAAGCGGGACGTCTGACCCTGGATGCGTTCGTCGCGAAGCAGGCGAACTGGATTGCGCAGTTGGTCGCACACTACCGCTCGCTCACTTTGGCCATAGCGGGAGAAATGAGCCCGGACTGCCCCATGTGCAACGCCTCAATGCTCAGGCGAAAGGGAAAATCAGGTCCGTTCTGGTCATGCTCCCGCTATCCGGGTTGCAAGGGCACTGTGTCAATCAGTAAAGATACGCGTCGCTCTTGA